The sequence TAGCATTTTGACCTTCAAAATAAGGTTCACTTTCTGCTTTTTTTCTTCCTAAAACATCATAAACAATATCTTTAGTAATGTACTGTCCTTGTCCAAAGGCCTTTGTTGAGGATTTATAATCTTGTCCTAATTTATTGGAATATTTTTTTGAAGTATTACCATCAGGATCATTTTGAGTTACCGTTATATTCGAGTTTGCATCTCTTTCATAAAAATAAGTTCTAGCCCCTCCCAAATTAGTTTTGGAAGTAAGAAGTTTTCCCCATGCATCATACGTATTGGTAAGAATATTTCCTAATGGATCGGTTTGCTTTTTGATCTGTCCCCAGTTATTATATTCAATATTTGTTTCTAAACCCAGAATATCTGTTTTCTTAATAACAAATCTTCCTTTATCATCATATTGTGCTTTAGTGGTTTGGGTATTCGAGTCTACACTGTTGCTGATTACCTTTTGGGTGATATTTCCGAAACCATCATAATCATTAGTCTCCTGTAGATAGCCTGTATTATCTCTGTTCCAGGTTTTGACTGTTTTCAAAAGATTATTTTCATAAACGTATTCTTCTTTGGATCCTTTTGAATCGCCATAAACCTGTGTTGATGAAATTTTAGTTTTCGGTTTACCAATACTATAATTATTTCCGGGTGTTAAATTAGATGGATAGTATTCTAATTCAGAGGTTGAAACAGAAAAACCATCATTTATGTTGTGTATAGATTTAGTAGGAAGATAAATATTGTTATAGTTTTCAACAGTGTGAACAGTTTTAATATTTCTTAAGAAATCTTTACTGGTAGTAATAAAAGGGTTAATCGCTGTAACGACTTTTGGCTTATCACTATTAGATACCGTTGTTACAACTTGCCCATTCAATAATTTGTCAATTTTATACTCATAGTTTTTATAAGCAAGTAGTTGTACATTATTTAATGAAATGTCTGCCGGGAATATCTGTGATTCTGTTGTAGTTCTAATTGACCAATCCTTGTAGGGTAATCCTTCATTCGTTGGATGTATTTCTGAGCCACTCCAAATTTTTGTGTTTTCCAATCCGTCTGCATAGAATGTAGAACGAGCAGATTGGCGAAAGCCAATCATCCCTCTACCCTGTAGATGACCGATCATATCACGATATCGAAAATCTTGCTTTCTTTCGCCTTGTATTAATCTGGAAACTACATCATAATTTAAATTTTCAGTAATATTTGCATAAGGATAAAAAACAGCATTTGTATCATAATATGATTTATAAATATTTTCGGTAGCGGTTAATTTTGCATATTCTATATTTGTTTTCAGACCACCTTGAGTGATGGATTTGATTTTTGAAATCACATTTAATTTACTTCCTAAATCCCAAGTAATTAATTTTGTTTTGTGGATAATAACAAAATCTGTATTGAGTTGTGCAGTCCTGAAATTACCAAAAAGAGGAGTATAATGTTCTCCATACATAGAATAGTTTATATCTTCACCATCCCACACCAACTCTTTAGGAGCAATATTATATGCATTTGAAAACATCGGTTTTCCTGAAGAATCTACTCCTTCATTTCGTAAATAATTGAAGCCATAACTAGAATCAGAGTTGTTCCAACATGTGGCACAATCTCTAAACCAAACCTGAGATTCGAATATAACAAAATCACTTTTACCATCTTTATTTAAATCTGGTGCAGAATATGTTCTTACAATATGTCTGTTTTTTCTTGGTTTACCCTGCCAAGAGGGTTCATACCAAAATAAATTGGAATAATAAAACTCTTTAAAACTTTTTCCTGTAGAAATATACATTTTCCAGTCAGAAGAATTAATATCAGCAGCCATTAGAATATCTGTTTTTCCATCTCCATTATAGTCTCCTACAATAGGGTTAGGTCTAGTTGCTCCACTACCACCTCGGTAAATATCAGGAACTGTTTTATTAAACTTTCCACTGTCAATATCAAATGAAAAAAGACTAATTGTATTTATTTGAGTATTTTCAAGAAGTTCTTGTTTTCCGTCACCGTCAAAATCAATAGCTGCACTCGTTTCATAATCAATATAATATCCATTTTCATTTACCTCTGTTATTTGATTATTATAAAAATCAATATGTAATTTCACATTACCCATCGAAGTAGTTTGTGTATATGTAGTTCCATCCCAATCAGGACATCTCCAATAGTTTACATTATTTAAAACTAATATTAATTCAGATAATCCATCTCCATTAAAATCAATTTCTTTAGCCATAAAATCAACAGAAGGAAATCCTTCTAAAGTACATCTTGGATCTGATTGTGGATCAGAATCAAATAGATATTGATAATTAATTAAGTCAATTTCTTTAGATCCTATTTTAATAAAATTGTCATTTAGATATTTGTAAAAATATACATGGAATTTTTTTAAATCAATATCAAGCTTTCCAGTAATTAAAACTTGATTAGTAAGAGGTGTATTGGTATTAGCATATGTTCCTACAGCAAGGATGCTGCCATCGTAATTAACATTTTTAAAATTATTCGCTCCATCTAGTCTTGAAAGCATTAGTGTGTAATCTCTAATCAAATCAAACTTTCCATCTCCATTAAAATCCCCACTGAAATTCTTCAATCGCAAATCATCGAATCTAGAATCTTGTCTGAATAAATTACTTACAGATACATCCGATCCATTTTCAAAAACTATTGCGTTAGATTCTTCATTTGCAGAATTCTTTTCTTTTATATAATCAACAAATTGATAATTTGTTCCTTGTTTTTTATAGTTGATTTCATACTTTTTGAAACTTTTAGCTGACGTATTTTCATGGGTTCGAACTTCTATATTACTCAATAAATAGTCCTGAATAAAAGAAACACCATTAACATGAGACTGTTCTTTCAAATCTCTTATAATGTAATTAAACAAAATTTCATTAAAATGCGCCTTGCCCATTGTCTGATTTCCTCCCCATTGAATAGATGAAATAACAGAAACATTATTAGCGTTCTGAGAATAATTATAAATGATATAATTTCCTTGTGCATCTTGCCATCTTACAATATTATAGTCTGTTGGTGTTCTTGCTGGAGAAGATCCACCAATAGAAGTTGATCCGTACCAAGCCCTTGAACCATCTTCAAAAGTCACTTCCCAATATTCCGGACCTGACCATAACTGACCAGATAGTGCTCCCAATGATTTAATTTGAATGTTTGAGTATTTTTCGGTAATATATTCTGCACCATCTTTACCATATTCGCCAGTTTTAAGAATCAATCTTTGCCCATTAAAACTATAATAATCAGAGTAGTCTAATTGCACTCCTTTTATCTTTCCATCTTTTTCAATATTTTTACTCACTCTAGAAATAGCTGTAATTCCGGAGATATTCCAACCATATCCGGCAATCCCATTTCTGCCACCACTGTTGTAGACTAAATTAACTTGAGGTGCTACGCTTTTTACTCCTGGAGGTAATGCAATAGGTAAAGTAAATTGTAGTTGTCCACCTCCATTGACGTCGATATCACCTTTAGTGTCGTGGAAACTCATTCCCTGAGGAACATTGCTCCCTGAAGGATTGTTGACTCCAGCCTGAGAATCTGTTGGTCCGCCGCCTGGATTTTCCGTTCCGGGACCTATTTTAGCTACAAATGGATTTGATACTCCTGAAGTTGCATTGAATCCTGGAGTTAAAACAATCATTTGAGGATCCTGGACAGTTCTCGTTGTACTTTCTGGCTGATGTAATATTGTTTGAGAATATCCTAGTATCGAAAAAAAAGATACAAGGATGGAATAGAATAATTTCATATTCTTGAGATATATGGGAGTTTATTAATTTTTTTATCGTTTGGTAATGTTTCTGCTGAATACTCTACCGTCCTTCAACTGAACATGTAAAACATAAACACCCCACTCATAACCGGTCATGTTTATTTTCAACTGTTTGTTGAGATTAGGAAGATTCTGCTGCTGAAATTTCCAGTGAACTGTGCTGTGCTGGTAGATAGAAACCGTAGCAATAAGTTCGTCAAGTTCATCCGTCCAATCAATTGTCAAAAAGTCATTGACAGGTACAGGATAAATTCTCATCTGCTTCCAGAATGATTTTGCATCAAGTGCTGGAGTTTCGGCTACTGCCTTTTCTTCAACTTTTACAGTATCATTTATTGTTTCCTTAGCCAATAAGTCTTTTGGAGCCGTTTTCCCATTAACGTTAGGACCACGGTATCTTTGATTTCCGGCTTCATCATATTTGAAATAAACTTCAGTCTGAGTTTGTGAATATCCTATAAAGCCCACAATCAATGAGAACGCCGAAAGTAATTTTCTTTTCATAATAAATTTATTTGTGATTTAAAATAAGTTGTTGAACCTGGTTTTTAAGTTCCTTTATTTCCTCAGATTGCGATTTTAATTGCTTATGCTGTTCGATTGAATATAAAGTTAATTCCTCAATTTTCTCCAGAAGTTTAGCATCCATTTCAGCAACATTAATTCCTTTTTCAATAACTTCTGATGCAGAGGGTATACTTGGTAAATGTCCCTTTTCAACAATATGCTTTTCAACCTCCTCTAAAGTCTTTAGTTGATAATCTTTCTTAAAAACATAGTCAGCCCAAACATTTGTTTTCACTTCAACCTCTTTCGCAAATATTTTCCCATTGAATTTCGCAGTCGCATTATTAAAGAACTTTATCCAAGTATTATTTGTACCATCATTTATACCAATATATGAGTTTCCGTCATTATTGTTGTTTGGCATGGAAAACAAAATATTATGTGAAATCCCCATGTTTCTTATCACCGCGTCTCCCGGTAAAGCTTCAGTTGCAAAGCATCCATTGCAAGAAGATTTAGCTATTACTAATCTCCCATGGGAATTGGCTAACTCAACATATGCATTTTCCCCCTGAAAAATTCTTAAATTGGCATCTGAAGCTGTAACATCATTTACTCCAATTTTTACTTTCCCCGGAGTTGCTTCTAAAATAGCTTTTCTCCAAGGTTGAGAACCGTTATCATTAGTTTTTCTGAAATACAATTCCTGATCAAAAAAACTTCCTGCAAACTGCATCCCATAATTATTTGTTCCGTTTGTATGTCTTACATCCAATAGATGCCACCAACTTGCAGCTCCATCTGGATAATTTATAGGCGTGTTAGTTTCATAAAAGCCACTGTTTGATGTTGGTGCACCTGCATCATTTCTTGTCTGGGTATTTTGAGAAAATACAATTGAACTAAATATAAGTCCTGCGAAAAGTAAAGTTTTTTTCATTTGTTGAGTTTTCGTTTTTATTAATTTTAAATATTAGTTATCAAAGTCAATATTCATAAAATATCACTTAGTATTATTTATTTACCTTTTATATCTTCCTGCAATTTTTTGATTTGCTTATTAAGCTCAATAGTGTATAAAGTCAACTCCTCAATCTTTTCCAAAAGTTTGGCATCCATTTCTCCAAGATTTACTCCGTTTTTTGTCACTTCCTCTGCAGAAGGAATATTAGGAAGGTGCCCTTTCTCTTGAATATGATTCTCCACTTCTTCCAAAGTTTTCAGTTTATATCCTTTTGCAAAAACATAATCAGCCCAACCATTTGTCGAAGCAATATCAACTTTAATCTTTTCGGTTTTAATCCCGTCTTTGACAAATAGTTTGTATTCGTTGCAATCTGA comes from Chryseobacterium sp. 3008163 and encodes:
- a CDS encoding RHS repeat-associated core domain-containing protein gives rise to the protein MKLFYSILVSFFSILGYSQTILHQPESTTRTVQDPQMIVLTPGFNATSGVSNPFVAKIGPGTENPGGGPTDSQAGVNNPSGSNVPQGMSFHDTKGDIDVNGGGQLQFTLPIALPPGVKSVAPQVNLVYNSGGRNGIAGYGWNISGITAISRVSKNIEKDGKIKGVQLDYSDYYSFNGQRLILKTGEYGKDGAEYITEKYSNIQIKSLGALSGQLWSGPEYWEVTFEDGSRAWYGSTSIGGSSPARTPTDYNIVRWQDAQGNYIIYNYSQNANNVSVISSIQWGGNQTMGKAHFNEILFNYIIRDLKEQSHVNGVSFIQDYLLSNIEVRTHENTSAKSFKKYEINYKKQGTNYQFVDYIKEKNSANEESNAIVFENGSDVSVSNLFRQDSRFDDLRLKNFSGDFNGDGKFDLIRDYTLMLSRLDGANNFKNVNYDGSILAVGTYANTNTPLTNQVLITGKLDIDLKKFHVYFYKYLNDNFIKIGSKEIDLINYQYLFDSDPQSDPRCTLEGFPSVDFMAKEIDFNGDGLSELILVLNNVNYWRCPDWDGTTYTQTTSMGNVKLHIDFYNNQITEVNENGYYIDYETSAAIDFDGDGKQELLENTQINTISLFSFDIDSGKFNKTVPDIYRGGSGATRPNPIVGDYNGDGKTDILMAADINSSDWKMYISTGKSFKEFYYSNLFWYEPSWQGKPRKNRHIVRTYSAPDLNKDGKSDFVIFESQVWFRDCATCWNNSDSSYGFNYLRNEGVDSSGKPMFSNAYNIAPKELVWDGEDINYSMYGEHYTPLFGNFRTAQLNTDFVIIHKTKLITWDLGSKLNVISKIKSITQGGLKTNIEYAKLTATENIYKSYYDTNAVFYPYANITENLNYDVVSRLIQGERKQDFRYRDMIGHLQGRGMIGFRQSARSTFYADGLENTKIWSGSEIHPTNEGLPYKDWSIRTTTESQIFPADISLNNVQLLAYKNYEYKIDKLLNGQVVTTVSNSDKPKVVTAINPFITTSKDFLRNIKTVHTVENYNNIYLPTKSIHNINDGFSVSTSELEYYPSNLTPGNNYSIGKPKTKISSTQVYGDSKGSKEEYVYENNLLKTVKTWNRDNTGYLQETNDYDGFGNITQKVISNSVDSNTQTTKAQYDDKGRFVIKKTDILGLETNIEYNNWGQIKKQTDPLGNILTNTYDAWGKLLTSKTNLGGARTYFYERDANSNITVTQNDPDGNTSKKYSNKLGQDYKSSTKAFGQGQYITKDIVYDVLGRKKAESEPYFEGQNASLWNVITYDDNVFPAKATSTSLASVGQGYQVTSFIGKQVQTSVSVNTTTVKELNGYGRTTTETTDALGNVVSTTDKGGTIIFSYNAAGEQIKAQYAQNSVTTKYDVWGRKSEFNDPSNGLYKYEYDGFGQTKKIISPKGNKEFSYNVLGQLISQKELSTVDGGEATNKLISFNYDDKGRIVSKSGTSKGKSYSSNISYDPQGRVLSSSESANGKYFIQKGITYDDKARVTSYEKQLYSSGVLTKVYIDNVYSTWNGELTTIKDKTSGKVLWELQETNAKGQVLKANLGKSKIYNSYDGTGHLLRTDHQYWHQLQGTPSILEVNYNFDAIKNELTSRITGGDFSIAETFTYDDNNRLINWTNPRTGQASQNTYDVKGRILENDQVGIIKFENSAKIYQPTGMTLNAAGIQNYNNDLIQSIVYNENNDPVFIDGEKGDVSFQYGLTSMRQRVTYGGNFNIDEEGKFTKFYSEDGSFEVLKDNTTGKEKHILYIGGSPYESNIVYLKNFDESNGSYKFLHKDYIGSILAISDEVGNKLEQRHFDAWGNMTHLKIGNGSIITDKNIIDNTSLFIDRGYTSHEHFAEVGIIHMNGRLYDPLLRRFLNADENIQDPSNTQNYNKYGYVFNNPLMFSDPSGEYGIVESMIIAAGVAILASVGTDYYLNRPVDIGNMFQSVTMAVISAAVSYGVGEVFKVSGEIAKALGETGTILSKAGAHALTQGTLSYVQGGNFWSGALAGSFSSASNDLLGLATSNIQGKHFMKSDAFALLNGATSGGIGSVLGGGNFWMGAGQGLIVTTFNYLAHKPKSTFKIYDSDREYVGKMKVEAYELYTNPDNGEQGIHVQVKFTSASNKYSDYKWVQTVGTNDPDGGGSNFTMYNDPHRVGGNNGPFYYAKSDYITYGSLIKDGNKHVFNDNPTRGRTAHTIGWRAELSLVGFNSSGAHAVHTLYYGFNLYPSGHTLTMPIYSVPYRNNYWWLKK
- a CDS encoding T9SS type A sorting domain-containing protein, whose amino-acid sequence is MKRKLLSAFSLIVGFIGYSQTQTEVYFKYDEAGNQRYRGPNVNGKTAPKDLLAKETINDTVKVEEKAVAETPALDAKSFWKQMRIYPVPVNDFLTIDWTDELDELIATVSIYQHSTVHWKFQQQNLPNLNKQLKINMTGYEWGVYVLHVQLKDGRVFSRNITKR
- a CDS encoding DUF536 domain-containing protein, with amino-acid sequence MKKTLLFAGLIFSSIVFSQNTQTRNDAGAPTSNSGFYETNTPINYPDGAASWWHLLDVRHTNGTNNYGMQFAGSFFDQELYFRKTNDNGSQPWRKAILEATPGKVKIGVNDVTASDANLRIFQGENAYVELANSHGRLVIAKSSCNGCFATEALPGDAVIRNMGISHNILFSMPNNNNDGNSYIGINDGTNNTWIKFFNNATAKFNGKIFAKEVEVKTNVWADYVFKKDYQLKTLEEVEKHIVEKGHLPSIPSASEVIEKGINVAEMDAKLLEKIEELTLYSIEQHKQLKSQSEEIKELKNQVQQLILNHK